A part of bacterium genomic DNA contains:
- a CDS encoding class I SAM-dependent methyltransferase: protein MLLPNIPPEVFALYAGLSWWERAHIWLRWKLCPFRAIAAQVPAAGSVADIGCGRGMLANYLALTSPSRSVIGLDRQAQRIRAALTTVGSRSNISFRNQDVREMRDEVFDTVILSDMLHHLTYPDQEAFLGHCYRMVRPGGLLLLEDVGEVPRWKFVSHYLIDRTLNLGRGQNFRTREQWRRLLQGLGFAVETVPVHRRLPLPDYLFVCRKPPESADVPSG, encoded by the coding sequence ATGCTGTTGCCGAACATTCCGCCGGAGGTCTTCGCCCTCTATGCCGGGCTTTCCTGGTGGGAACGGGCCCATATCTGGCTGCGGTGGAAGCTCTGCCCGTTCCGTGCCATCGCCGCGCAGGTCCCCGCGGCGGGATCGGTCGCCGATATCGGTTGCGGCCGGGGGATGTTGGCCAATTACCTGGCCCTGACTTCCCCGTCCCGTTCGGTGATCGGCCTCGACCGCCAGGCCCAGCGGATCCGGGCGGCCCTGACCACCGTCGGCTCCCGGAGCAATATCTCCTTCAGAAACCAGGACGTCCGGGAGATGAGGGACGAAGTCTTCGACACCGTCATTCTCAGCGACATGCTCCACCACCTCACCTATCCCGACCAGGAGGCTTTTCTCGGGCATTGTTACCGTATGGTTCGTCCGGGGGGGCTCCTCCTGCTCGAGGACGTCGGGGAGGTCCCCCGGTGGAAGTTCGTCTCCCATTATCTGATCGACCGGACCCTCAATCTGGGGAGGGGACAGAATTTCCGTACCCGGGAGCAATGGCGCCGGTTGTTGCAGGGTCTGGGCTTCGCGGTGGAAACCGTCCCCGTGCACCGTCGGCTCCCGCTCCCCGATTACCTGTTCGTCTGCCGGAAACCTCCGGAGAGCGCCGATGTCCCTTCCGGCTAA